A segment of the Sphingopyxis sp. OAS728 genome:
TAGCGCCCTGATACGACCTTCCACTGTCCCGCGGCAGCGTCAAACTGCGAAAATGCCCGCGGATCGAGCGTAACGGTGACGGTCCGGCGGGCTTTCGGCGCGAGTTCGACCTTTGCGAAACCGCGCAGCGCTATCGGTGGCTCGCCGGCGGCTGGCGCGACGGGCGCGACGTAGATCTGCACCACCTCCTTGCCGGCACGCTTGCCGTCGTTGCGCAGCGTCAGGCGTACGGGCACCGCATCGCCAGCCTTGATCCGCGCCGGCGCCGACAGGCCCGAAAATGTAAAGCTCGTGTAGCTGAGCCCATGGCCGAATGCGAAGAGCGGCTTGACGCCCTTCGCGACATAGCCGCGATACCCGACGAGCAGCCCTTCAGAATAAGGCGTCTTGGCGCCCTTGAGGTTGATAGCATCATCCTCGGTCCGGACCGGGAAAGTGACGGGCAGCTTGCCCGACGGGTTGACCTTGCCGGTAAGCACATTGGCGAGCGCCGCCGCGCCGCCCTCGCCCGGCAGCCACATATCGACGATCGCAGGTGCCTTGTCGGACCAGGGCATCGTCATTGCGGCCCCCGCGTTGACGACGACCGCGGTCTTCGGATTGGCGGCAATGATCGCCTCGACAAGCTTGTTCTGGTCGCCCGGTAGATCGAGCGACGCGCGGTCATAGCCTTCGCCTTCGGTCGTCGAGGAAGAACCCACGAATACCACTGCTGCATCGGCGCCGCGCGCCGCCGCAACCGCCGCTTCGAACGACGGCAGCGGTTCGCGGATGCCGAAGCTCAAATATTCATAAGGGGTCTGGCCGGTGACATAGTCGATGCGGATCGGATAGCTGCGCCCGGCTTCGAGCTGGACCGAGACCGTCCGGCGCGGGATCGGGAAGCCGAGCACGTCGCGGATATCGGGCTTCGACGCGCTTTCCTTGCTGAGCACGGTCTTGCCGTCGAGGGTGATCGTCGCATTGCCGGTGCCGCGCGTGCTGAATTCATAGGTCCCGCTCTTGTCGGGCCAGAACAGCCCTTCCCAGCGAAACGCCGCATAGCCGGTGACCTGCGGCCCTGCGATATTGCCGCTGATCCGCTTGAGGAAGCTCGTCGCGGTTTCGCGCTTGACCGGCTCGCCGCTCATATCGGCGTTGGCGTAATAGGTTGCCGCGAGGCCGGTGACGCTGCGGTCCTGCCCCGGACTGAACAGCTTGGGGTTCGCCCCCGGCGGCGTTTCTTCATTGTCGACGCCGCGGGCGTAATCGATCTTCACCCCCGGCAGCGCCGCCTTGAGCGCCGCGAGCGGTGTGCTCGTCTCGAACGGCACCACCGCCGAGCTCCCGCCGCCCTGGATGCGCACGACATCGGCGTTCGGACCGATCACCGCGAGCGACTTGATCGACGAGGGAAGCGGCAGGACGCCGCTGTTTTTGAGCAGGACGATCGCCTCCTCGGCGGCGCTTTGCGCGAGCGCGGCGTTACGCGGGGTTTGTTCGGCCACGGGGCGGGCGACGCCGCGTTCGATCGCACCGCTGCGCACGATCAACCGCACCATGCGGCGCGCATTGTCGTCGAGCTGCGCGGTCGTGACCTTGCCCTCGTCGACCGCTTTCCTGAGCTTCGGCCCGAAATGGTTCGGCGGTCCGGGCATTTCGAGGTCCATGCCGGCGTTGACGGTTGTGGCGGTCGAATGGACCGCACCCCAGTCGGACACGACAATGCCCTTATAGCCCCATTCGCCCTTGAGCAGGTCGGTGAGCAGCCAGCGATTCTCGGCCGCATGGGTACCGTTGATCTTGTTGTACGACGCCATCACCGACCAGGGATCGCCCTGTTTGATCACCGTCTCGAACGCCGGGAGATAGATTTCGCGCAGCGTCCGCGGATCGACGACCGAGTCGACGATGAAGCGATTGGTTTCCTGATTGTTCGCGGCGAAATGCTTGAGCGAGACGCCGATGCCCGCGCCCTGCGCACCCTTCACATAGCCGAGCCCGATCTGGCCCGCCAAATAGGGGTCTTCGGAATAGGTTTCGAAATTGCGGCCCCAGCGCGGGGTGCGCACGATATTGACCGTCGGAGCGAGCAGCACGTCCGCGCCGTGCGCGAGCGTTTCCTTGCCGATCGCCGCGCCGACCTTTGCCGTGAGGTCGGGGTTCCAGGTCGCCGCCATCGCGACGCCGACCGGAAAGACCGTGGCGGGCTTGCCGTCGGGCGAGCGCACGCCGGTCGGCCCGTCGGTCATGCGGATCGAGGGGATACCGAGCCGCGGAATCGGGTTCAGCGTCATCGAGCTTTCGCCAGCGAGCAGCAGGATCTTCTCGTCGAGCGTCAGCCGCATCATCAGATCGTCGACGCGCGCCTCGAGCGGCGCCGATTTATCCTTGTAGACCATATCCTGCGCCTGTGCGCCGGACAGCGCCACCGTGGAGGACAGCAATGTTGCCGCCAGATAGGCTGCCCGGCTCTTCATCACTTGATCTCCGCCAGATCCTTGGCCGCCGCGGCCAGCATCTCGTCGGTGATCTTGCCGTTCGAATAGGGCTGGAGCTGCGTCAGGCTGATTGCCTTGAACATCTCATATTCGGGCAGCGCGATCATGCCGGGGAAATGCTTTTCGATCACCGCCTTGCCCTTTTCGTCGGCGACGATGTCCTGCAGCGGGGTGTCGAGATTGAACTTCGCATCGCTCGCGGGCGCAGTAGGCGCCGGGGCGGGTGCGGCGGGAGCCGGTGCCGGCGCAGCGGCGCCTTGGGCGAATGCGGGGGCGGCAGCCATCAGCGCCGCAATAAATATCGCAGTTTTCATTTTACTTCTTCCTTTTGAAGATCGGCGACCATCGCTTCTCTGATCAGATATTTCTGGACTTTCCCTGTCACCGTGGTGGGGAACTCACCGACGATACGCACGTAACGCGGGACTTTATAGTGGGCGATCTGGCCGCGGCAGAACTCGCGAATATCGTCGGCGCTCGCCTCCGCGCCGGGCTTCAAACGCACCCAAGCGCACAGCTCTTCGCCCATGCGCTCATCGGGGATGCCGACCACCGCGACATCTTCGACCGCGGGATGGCGATAGAGATAATCTTCGACCTCGCGCGGATAGATATTCTCGCCGCCGCGGATCACCATGTCCTTCAGGCGGCCGACGATATTGCCGTAACCTTCCGTGTCGATTGTTGCGAGGTCGCCCGAATGCATCCAGCCGTCGGCGTCGATCGAATCCGCGGTGCGTTCGGGCTCGTCCCAGTAACCGATCATCACCGAATAGCCGCGCGTGCAGAGTTCGCCGGGTTCGCCCGAGGCGACGATGTTGCCATCGGTGTCGACGATCTTGCATTCGAGGTGCGGCTGGACGCGGCCGATCGAACCGACGCGGCGCTCGAAGGGATCGTCGGGCGCGGTCTGGAAGCTTACCGGGCTGGTTTCGGTCATCCCGTAGGCGATCGTTACGTCGCGCATGTTGAGCCGCTCGACGACCTGCCGCATCAGCGGCTCGGGGCATATCGCCCCCGCCATGCAGCCGGTGCGGAGCGACGACATATCGAACTTGTCGAAATCGGGATGCGCGAGCACCGCAATGAACATCGTCGGCACACCATAGAGCGCCGTGCAGCGTTCGGCCTCGACCGCGCGCAGCACCGCTTCGGGATCGAAACCCTCCGACGGATAGACCATCGCCGCGCCATGGGTGATGCTGGCCAGATTGCCCATCACCATGCCGAAGCAATGATAGAGCGGCACCGGGATGCAGATGCGGTCGCCCTCGCCCAGCCCCTGCGTGCGGCCGACGAAATAGCCGTTGTTGAGGATGTTGCGATGGCTGAGCGTCGCGCCCTTCGGCAGGCCGGTGGTACCGCTGGTGAACTGGATGTTGATCGCGTCGTCCGGATCGAGCGTCGGCCCGATCGCCGCGAGGCGCTGGCGGTCGGCATCGGTAGCGAGCGCAACCGCGTCGTTGAAGCGCAACCAGCCGGGCCGCGCATCCGTGCCGATCAGGATCAGCGAGCGCAGCGTCGGCAGACGCGCGGCGTGAAGCTGTCCGGGCGTGCTCGGTACGATCTCGGGCGCGAGTTCCTCGATCATCGCCGGATAGTCGCTCGTCTTGAAACTGCGCGCGGCGACGAGCGCGGACAAGCCCACCTTGTTGATCGTATATTCGACCTCGGACAGACGATAGGCGGGGTTGATCGTGACGAGGATCAGCCCGGCGCGCGCCGCCGCGAACTGGGTCAGTGTCCATTCGACGCAATTGGGCGCCCATATGCCGATCCGGTCGCCGGAGTTCAGCCCGAGCGCAAGCAATCCCGCAGCGAAAGCATCGGACCGTTCGAGCAGCTCGGCGGAATTCCACCTGATACCCTGCCCCACCGACACCAGCGCGTCCTGGTCGCCCCAGCGTTCGGCGGCAAGCGCGAGCGCGTGGCCGATCGTGTGCTCGATCAGCGGCGGTTCGGTCGCCCCTTTCACATGGCTCGTCATTTTCCGGGTGCCTCGCACGCGAAGCTCGCGGCTTCATCGGTCGAACCCTTACCGTCCCACTTCGCGACCTTCGGGAACGCGCAGAGCGGCCGCGTCCGTCCGGCCTTTGCTGGAAGGCCGATATAGGCGAACAGATCGTTGTCGAACTTGGTCGCGACGATGCGTTCGGGCGCGGGCCCGCCCTGCCGCCAGCCGTCGAGCGCGGTCAGCGGATCGAAATTGTTCGGTCCCGGTCCCGCAAGGCAGTGCGACATGCCCGGCACCATGAACAGGCGAACCGAAGTCGCGGCGGCCTTCGGGTTCGCGGCGACCAGACGCTCGTAATAATCGACGGTGTTCTGCGCCGGAATGCCGGCGTCGTTCCAGCCGTGATAGAGGATCAGCTTGCCGCCGCGCTTGTAGAAGGCGCGGAGGTCGGTGCTGTCGGCATCGAGATCGCCGCCGACGCGCGCCTTCGCCAGCTCATAGTCGCGATCGAGGTTGAAGTCGGAGAGCTGCCAGTCGGGATTGGCGTGGACGAAATAGCGGAAGAAGGCGGTGCCGAACTTCACATGCTGCGACGCCTTGCCGGTCAGCCACTGCGACCAGGTGCCTGCCTCGGCCTCGGCGCCGGGTGCGAAACCGGGGTAGAAGCTCTTGCCGTCTGCACTCTTCGGACCTTCGTAGAACAGCTTTGCGGTCGCAACTTCGCCGGGCGTCAGGCAATCGGCGCCCTCACCGCCCTTGCATGCGAGCTTGGCGGGGTCGAAATGGCACGCACGCGGATCGTCGATCACGCCGTCCTTCACCCCATCGAGTGCGTCGCACGCCCCTAGCGATGCCGCCTGAAGCAATTTCAGCTTCGCCATCGAGAGGTCGGCGCCGGGCTTGTTCGCGGCGACGGCATTGTTCGCAAAGGCGCTCGCCATGCGCGTCCACGGCATCGCCGGGGCGCCCGCGATGATCGCGTCATAGTCCGCAGGGTAACGCTGCGCGAGCGTCAGCGCCTGCCGCCCGCCGTCCGAGCAGCCGTGGAAATAGCTCGCCGCGAGCGGGTTTTCATAAAAAGCCGCGATCACCTGTTTCGCGGTCTCGGCGCCGACATGATTGGCGCGCCAGCCATAGTCGCGGATCTTCTCGGGCGCGTTCAGTGCCCAGCTTGCGTCGACATCGGCTTCGCTGAAATGCCCCATGTCGGTGCCGACCGCGGCATAGCCCTTTTGCACCGCGCCGCGCATCAGCAGCGACGGAAGCAGCATGTTCGCGCCGAAGCCGCCATTGCCCGCGCCGAGCAGCTTGCCGTTCCAGCCCGCACGCTCGGGCAGCCACACCTCGACCTTGATCGACGATCCGGGCACGGGCGAGAGCGTGGCTTGCACGCGGCAGAATGCGGCGGGAGCCGGCAGGCCGGGTTTGCCCGCCTCGAGATTGACCATCGCACCGCCCGCGAGCGAGGTCGCGGCGTCGACCTTGCCGTCCTTGAGCGCCAAGCCGGTCAGCGCCTCGCAGCTGCCGATTTTTTGCACGGCGGGCGTCGGCGCGGGTGCCGGCTCGTTCGCGGTACAGCCCGCGAGCAGCGATCCGCTGGCGAGGAGGAGGAACGATGCGGTCCTCATTTGCCGACCAGTCCCTGACCGCGCATCCACGTCGCCATCGCGTCGGTCCATGCGTCGCTTGGTTTGCCGCTCTTCTTCATGCCGAAACCATGGCCTCCGCTCTCGTAAGTTACGATCGTGCTGCTTGCGCCCGCCGCCTTCCACGCTGCGGCGAGGCGGACGCTGTCGTCATAGGCGAGCTTGTCGTCCTTCGCGGCCGCGACGAACAGCGGCGGCGCCTTCTTCGGCACCGCGACCGTATCGGGGAGCAGGCCGGGATAGATGGCGATCGCGAAATCGGGACGGCTCGCGGGCTTGTTCGCCGCCAGCGTCCATACCGTCACCGCGCCGCCCGCCGAAAAGCCCATCAGGCCGACGCGGTTCGATTTGATGCCGTAACGGGCCGCGTTCTTGCGCACCCACTTCACCGCATTCTCGCCGTCGGCGGTCGCGAGCGGGCGCAGCGGTTCGACGGCGGCGCGCAACGAGGGAAGATTGGAGAGGTAGCGCATCATCTGGAGCGGAAAATCCGCGCCGGTTTCGAGCAGCCGATATTTGAGCACGAAGGCAGTGACGCCCTGGCTGTTCAGCCACTTCGCGACCGCCTCGCCCTCATTGTCGATCGACAGCATATGAAAGCCGCCGCCGGGCGCGACGATCACCGCGGTGCCGTTGGGCTTGTCGGCGACATATGGGGTCAGCGTCGCGTCGGATACATTGCGCACGATCGTCCCGAATGCCCCGGTCTCGCGCACTTCCTTCGAGGTTGCGGGCACCGGGTCGGACGACAGGCGGATCACCTCCCACGCACAGGCTGGGATCGCAACGATGGCGAGTGCGCCGGCGATGACGGCAGAGAGGCGCATAGTCATGGCTTTCATCATTTTCCGTTCCGTGCGGCGGCGATGGCAGTGAGCGCGGGCGTGCTTGCCGGCTTCATTGCGGTTGCTGCGATTTCCATCGACAGAAGCTGCGGCGCAGCGGGATCGAGCCGGCTCCATGCGGGCAGTCCGCTGCCGTTCGGATCGCCGGTTTTCGCGAAATTGGTCCAATAGTCGCCGATCTGCTTCGCCGCTGCGCGGTCGGATACCGTCGCATCGGCGGGCAGATTGCCGAACTGGAACGAGACATCCGACGCGTGCACCGCGCCAACGTCGGGTTTGCGCTGCGCCTCGGCGACATAGCCGAAACGATAGAGGAAGGTCGGCGCCCCGGCGCGCGCCTGCAACAGGCCGAAGGCGAGCGCCGGTTCGGCGAACATCGCATCGCCGCCGAGCCGGCGGTTTGCTTCGTCTTCGCTTGCGTAGGCCGCCTTCACCGTCGCGGCGGCCGCACCCAGCGACTTTTCGACCGGGCCATTGACCATCGCGCGGAACGGTGCCGGGATGAAGCCGAGTTCGTCGTCATTGCTGCCGATGATATAGGGAATGCGCGCCTGCTTGCCCTCGGCAAAGATCGTCTCCGCGCCCACGGGAACGATCGTCCCGTCGGTCATCGGCCCCGAATAGCGGTCCTCTTCCTTGCTCATCAGCGCGACGCTCCCAAGCACCTTGTCGGCAGGCAGCGCACGCAGCGCCGCCACATCGGCGGCGTCTGCACGGGTCGCGAACACCTGCCCCTTCGCCTGTGCGTCGGCCAGCGTCGGCCAATCGTCGCGGCCGCCGCCCGAGGCGACGATCGCGCGCACGAACAGGCCCTTTGCGGCCGGCGATGCCATCAGCCGCGACACCGATTCCCCACCGGCGCTCTCGCCAAAGATCGTGACCTTCGCCGGATCGCCGCCGAAGGATGCGATGTTGCGCTGAACCCATTTGAGCGCGGCGATCTGGTCCATCAGGCCCCAGTTGCCGCCCTGCCCCAATGCCGGGTGCGCAAAGAAGCCGAAGCGGCCGAGGCGGTAGTTGAAACTGACGATGACGACGTCGCGCTTGGCCAGCAGGGCGCCGTCCGTTTCGGGCAGCGTGCCCGATCCGCCGACGAAACCGCCACCATGGATCCAGACCATCACCGGCAGCTTCGCGCCCTTGACGGGCTTCGGCGTCCAGACGTTGAGCGTCAGGCAATCCTCGCTCATCGCCCGCGATCCGGGCTGTATGCCCGGTAGCGGATTTTGCATGCAGTCGGGGCCGTAAGCGGTTGCGTCGCGCGGCGTAGTCCACGGGCCAACGGGCGCGGGTGCGCTCCAGCGCAGGGCGCCGACCGGGGGCGCAGCGAAAGGAACGCCCTTGAACGACGCCACGCCATCGGCCGTCGCCGCGGCCACGGCGCCGCTGTCGATGGTAACCTGCTGCGCCGCGACCGGCGAAGCCAGCAGCGCCGCCGAAACCAATATGCTGCGGATCATTGCGTGCCTCCGGTGGTGAAGATGAAACGGCCGGGGCCGGTACGGTATACGGAATACCCCTTGTCCTGACGCAACAGCGCAGCACCCGTCGGCGGGACCGTGGCGCCAAAGCGTGTCGGCACCCAGATTTCGCCCGTCGTGTTCGCCGGCACCTCGGCGGTCAGCGTCAGCCTGCCCCCCTCGACCTTCCAGCCCGAGAAAGCGCGGCCGTGGACGCTGTCTATCGCTGCCTCGGCGCTCGCGAGGCCGTCGGGGATTGCTGGTTTGACCAGCACCAGCTTGTACCCCGGCGCACCGGGGCGAAGGCCCGCGAGACGCTGACGCATCCAGTCGGCGATCGAGGCGAAATAATGATGGTCGCGCGAGCGGCTATTGAGGCTCCAGGTTTCGAACATCGTCGAATGGCCATTCTTGATCCACCAGCCCCAACTCGGCTCGTCGGTGCGCGTCGCGACGCGGTATGCGAGGCTGGCGTGGCCGTAATCGCTGAGGATTTCGAGCAGGTAACGCGCGCCATAGACGCCGGTGCGCAGCCCCTGTTTATCGACGTCGCGTGCGATGGTGTCGGCGACGCCCTGTTCGCGGCCCGGCGGCACCATGCCGAACGCGAGCGGCAGGATATTCTGCACCTGCGTGGCGGGACCGGCTACACCCTTTATATCGACGGTCCGGTACCAGCCATTCGCCGCATCCCAATAGCGCGCATTATAGGCTGCGCGGATATCGTCCGCGAGCTTGCCATAGCGCGCTGCATCATCCGCCTTGCCGACGATCGCCGACGATTTGGCGAGCAGGTCGGCCTGATGGAAGAAATAGGCCGTAGTCACCGCGTCGATCCCGCCGCCACGCGCATTGCTGTAATCCATGCCGCCGGCCGACGCCCATTCGGAGAGCCCGGCCGACCGTTTGAAATCGGGCGCCTTGATAAAGGTCGCGGTATAATCGACGAGCCGCCGCTGCATGTCCTGATTGTCGGCGAGGATGCGCGTGTCGCCGGTCGTCGTGTAAAGCTCCCACGGCAGGATCATCACCGCGGCATCCCACGGCGTCGTCGGGCCCCAGATCACATTCCAGCCGGGCGTATTCTCGTAACCGTAGAAAGGCGTCGTCGGCGCAATCTCGGGCACCTCGCCCTTCTCCGACTGCGCATCGCGGAAATCGGCGAGCCATTTGGTCCAGACGCGCGCGATGTCGAGGCTGCGCGCCGCGGCACCCGCCGACGCCTGCGCATCGCCGCTCCAGCCGTTCTTTTCATAGGTCGGCGTATCGGTCTGGAAACCGTGGAGATTGTTGAGGATAGACGCGATCGCGGCAAAATCGATCTGGTTCAGTAGCGGATCGGCGCTGGTGAAGCTGCCCGTCCGTGCGACTGCCGAATGGACGACGCGCGCGGTAAGCGCGTCGGCGGGCGGCGCGCCCGGAAAGCCGTCGACCTGCACATAACGAAAGCCGCGATAGCCGAAGCGCGGCTCCCATTGCTCCACACCCTTGCCTGCGACCGTGTAACGATCCGTCTGGAGCTGCGCGTCGATCAGACCCGCGGCGGGCACGACCTTGCCGTCGTCGGCGATGCGCTCGCTCGCGACCATCGAAACCGTGACGCCGCGCGGCCCGCTGAGCTTCAACACCGGCCAGCCCGCGACGATGCGGCCAAAGTCATAGACATGGACGCCGGGGGCGACCTCTTTCACCGCGACGGGCATGATATTCTCGACCGGTTCGATCGCTTCGGAATTGGCGGCGACAAGCTGGCCCGTCGGGCCGGCGACGACCGGCGCCGCCTGCCATTTGCGATCGCGGAAACCTGCGCGGTCCCATCCCGCTGGCACCAGCCGTGCGTCGAAGCGTTCGCCGCGATGGACCGAGTCATTCAGCGTCGGGCCCGAAATGGTTCGCCAACTGCCGTCGGTCGCAACGGTGTCGCGCGTGCCGTCGGTGTAGGTGATTTCGAGCTGCGCCTTGAGCGCGGGCTCGGCGTGCCAGGGCGCGGCATGGAAATACCATTCATTGGGGTCGGTCAGCCCGTACCAGCCGCGACCCAGCTCGGCACCGATCACATTCTCGCCGCGACGCAGCAGCGCGGTCACGTCCTGCGTGTAAGCGAGCACGCGCTTGTCGTAGGCGGTATAGCCGACGCCGAGCGGAGAGCCGACGATAGCGCCGTTAATCGACAGGCGCGGCATGCCTGCCCCGGCGTAATAGAGGCGCGCGCTTGCGACCGACTTGCCAAGACGGAAGGCACGGCGAACG
Coding sequences within it:
- a CDS encoding beta-glucosidase, with protein sequence MKSRAAYLAATLLSSTVALSGAQAQDMVYKDKSAPLEARVDDLMMRLTLDEKILLLAGESSMTLNPIPRLGIPSIRMTDGPTGVRSPDGKPATVFPVGVAMAATWNPDLTAKVGAAIGKETLAHGADVLLAPTVNIVRTPRWGRNFETYSEDPYLAGQIGLGYVKGAQGAGIGVSLKHFAANNQETNRFIVDSVVDPRTLREIYLPAFETVIKQGDPWSVMASYNKINGTHAAENRWLLTDLLKGEWGYKGIVVSDWGAVHSTATTVNAGMDLEMPGPPNHFGPKLRKAVDEGKVTTAQLDDNARRMVRLIVRSGAIERGVARPVAEQTPRNAALAQSAAEEAIVLLKNSGVLPLPSSIKSLAVIGPNADVVRIQGGGSSAVVPFETSTPLAALKAALPGVKIDYARGVDNEETPPGANPKLFSPGQDRSVTGLAATYYANADMSGEPVKRETATSFLKRISGNIAGPQVTGYAAFRWEGLFWPDKSGTYEFSTRGTGNATITLDGKTVLSKESASKPDIRDVLGFPIPRRTVSVQLEAGRSYPIRIDYVTGQTPYEYLSFGIREPLPSFEAAVAAARGADAAVVFVGSSSTTEGEGYDRASLDLPGDQNKLVEAIIAANPKTAVVVNAGAAMTMPWSDKAPAIVDMWLPGEGGAAALANVLTGKVNPSGKLPVTFPVRTEDDAINLKGAKTPYSEGLLVGYRGYVAKGVKPLFAFGHGLSYTSFTFSGLSAPARIKAGDAVPVRLTLRNDGKRAGKEVVQIYVAPVAPAAGEPPIALRGFAKVELAPKARRTVTVTLDPRAFSQFDAAAGQWKVVSGRYRILVGSSSADIREAREVEVFD
- a CDS encoding AMP-binding protein yields the protein MTSHVKGATEPPLIEHTIGHALALAAERWGDQDALVSVGQGIRWNSAELLERSDAFAAGLLALGLNSGDRIGIWAPNCVEWTLTQFAAARAGLILVTINPAYRLSEVEYTINKVGLSALVAARSFKTSDYPAMIEELAPEIVPSTPGQLHAARLPTLRSLILIGTDARPGWLRFNDAVALATDADRQRLAAIGPTLDPDDAINIQFTSGTTGLPKGATLSHRNILNNGYFVGRTQGLGEGDRICIPVPLYHCFGMVMGNLASITHGAAMVYPSEGFDPEAVLRAVEAERCTALYGVPTMFIAVLAHPDFDKFDMSSLRTGCMAGAICPEPLMRQVVERLNMRDVTIAYGMTETSPVSFQTAPDDPFERRVGSIGRVQPHLECKIVDTDGNIVASGEPGELCTRGYSVMIGYWDEPERTADSIDADGWMHSGDLATIDTEGYGNIVGRLKDMVIRGGENIYPREVEDYLYRHPAVEDVAVVGIPDERMGEELCAWVRLKPGAEASADDIREFCRGQIAHYKVPRYVRIVGEFPTTVTGKVQKYLIREAMVADLQKEEVK
- a CDS encoding tannase/feruloyl esterase family alpha/beta hydrolase, with the protein product MRTASFLLLASGSLLAGCTANEPAPAPTPAVQKIGSCEALTGLALKDGKVDAATSLAGGAMVNLEAGKPGLPAPAAFCRVQATLSPVPGSSIKVEVWLPERAGWNGKLLGAGNGGFGANMLLPSLLMRGAVQKGYAAVGTDMGHFSEADVDASWALNAPEKIRDYGWRANHVGAETAKQVIAAFYENPLAASYFHGCSDGGRQALTLAQRYPADYDAIIAGAPAMPWTRMASAFANNAVAANKPGADLSMAKLKLLQAASLGACDALDGVKDGVIDDPRACHFDPAKLACKGGEGADCLTPGEVATAKLFYEGPKSADGKSFYPGFAPGAEAEAGTWSQWLTGKASQHVKFGTAFFRYFVHANPDWQLSDFNLDRDYELAKARVGGDLDADSTDLRAFYKRGGKLILYHGWNDAGIPAQNTVDYYERLVAANPKAAATSVRLFMVPGMSHCLAGPGPNNFDPLTALDGWRQGGPAPERIVATKFDNDLFAYIGLPAKAGRTRPLCAFPKVAKWDGKGSTDEAASFACEAPGK
- a CDS encoding alpha/beta hydrolase, which gives rise to MRLSAVIAGALAIVAIPACAWEVIRLSSDPVPATSKEVRETGAFGTIVRNVSDATLTPYVADKPNGTAVIVAPGGGFHMLSIDNEGEAVAKWLNSQGVTAFVLKYRLLETGADFPLQMMRYLSNLPSLRAAVEPLRPLATADGENAVKWVRKNAARYGIKSNRVGLMGFSAGGAVTVWTLAANKPASRPDFAIAIYPGLLPDTVAVPKKAPPLFVAAAKDDKLAYDDSVRLAAAWKAAGASSTIVTYESGGHGFGMKKSGKPSDAWTDAMATWMRGQGLVGK
- a CDS encoding carboxylesterase/lipase family protein; the protein is MIRSILVSAALLASPVAAQQVTIDSGAVAAATADGVASFKGVPFAAPPVGALRWSAPAPVGPWTTPRDATAYGPDCMQNPLPGIQPGSRAMSEDCLTLNVWTPKPVKGAKLPVMVWIHGGGFVGGSGTLPETDGALLAKRDVVIVSFNYRLGRFGFFAHPALGQGGNWGLMDQIAALKWVQRNIASFGGDPAKVTIFGESAGGESVSRLMASPAAKGLFVRAIVASGGGRDDWPTLADAQAKGQVFATRADAADVAALRALPADKVLGSVALMSKEEDRYSGPMTDGTIVPVGAETIFAEGKQARIPYIIGSNDDELGFIPAPFRAMVNGPVEKSLGAAAATVKAAYASEDEANRRLGGDAMFAEPALAFGLLQARAGAPTFLYRFGYVAEAQRKPDVGAVHASDVSFQFGNLPADATVSDRAAAKQIGDYWTNFAKTGDPNGSGLPAWSRLDPAAPQLLSMEIAATAMKPASTPALTAIAAARNGK
- a CDS encoding alpha-L-rhamnosidase produces the protein MLGALAAVGMANAPAWAADPAPAELRTEYAVAPLGLDTAAPRLAWRSPVARQSAYRVRVATSEADLERAPLWDSGKVASADNVQIAYAGPALASRQRYWWQVQVWDADGKATGWSAPGWWETGLLAASDWQAKWISGPVRRDHDWDDLTLDAELTLTGKAVDILFRALPNGKTYGDAYVWTLADGKNGPELIQTIRRYPGGTSSAIKMERLGQVKLPVPIKGRRIALSIRAEGGQIVTRIDGAIVATVDNDAHKHGTIGFAGKEAAAAIVHSVRVSGTQSPAVAFDFAGGDNPFTGGSVGKDGLVVASGVPGVDLVLPIEAPAPLVRRAFRLGKSVASARLYYAGAGMPRLSINGAIVGSPLGVGYTAYDKRVLAYTQDVTALLRRGENVIGAELGRGWYGLTDPNEWYFHAAPWHAEPALKAQLEITYTDGTRDTVATDGSWRTISGPTLNDSVHRGERFDARLVPAGWDRAGFRDRKWQAAPVVAGPTGQLVAANSEAIEPVENIMPVAVKEVAPGVHVYDFGRIVAGWPVLKLSGPRGVTVSMVASERIADDGKVVPAAGLIDAQLQTDRYTVAGKGVEQWEPRFGYRGFRYVQVDGFPGAPPADALTARVVHSAVARTGSFTSADPLLNQIDFAAIASILNNLHGFQTDTPTYEKNGWSGDAQASAGAAARSLDIARVWTKWLADFRDAQSEKGEVPEIAPTTPFYGYENTPGWNVIWGPTTPWDAAVMILPWELYTTTGDTRILADNQDMQRRLVDYTATFIKAPDFKRSAGLSEWASAGGMDYSNARGGGIDAVTTAYFFHQADLLAKSSAIVGKADDAARYGKLADDIRAAYNARYWDAANGWYRTVDIKGVAGPATQVQNILPLAFGMVPPGREQGVADTIARDVDKQGLRTGVYGARYLLEILSDYGHASLAYRVATRTDEPSWGWWIKNGHSTMFETWSLNSRSRDHHYFASIADWMRQRLAGLRPGAPGYKLVLVKPAIPDGLASAEAAIDSVHGRAFSGWKVEGGRLTLTAEVPANTTGEIWVPTRFGATVPPTGAALLRQDKGYSVYRTGPGRFIFTTGGTQ